One Tolypothrix bouteillei VB521301 DNA window includes the following coding sequences:
- a CDS encoding phenylpyruvate tautomerase MIF-related protein, giving the protein MPLIKVQTSVSTPPKAEIETLLKNLSAKLAKHTGKPESYVMTAFETEIPMTFGGTTDPVCYVEIKSIGTMLPQQTKEMSQDFCQEIDRALGVPQNRIYIEFADSRAAMWGWNGTTFG; this is encoded by the coding sequence ATGCCGCTTATCAAAGTTCAAACTTCTGTATCAACTCCCCCAAAAGCTGAAATTGAAACTCTGCTCAAAAATTTATCAGCTAAGTTAGCGAAACATACAGGTAAACCAGAATCCTATGTCATGACAGCTTTTGAAACCGAAATTCCTATGACTTTTGGTGGAACAACCGATCCCGTTTGTTACGTAGAAATAAAGAGTATCGGAACAATGCTGCCACAACAAACTAAGGAAATGAGTCAAGATTTTTGCCAGGAAATCGATCGAGCATTGGGTGTGCCTCAAAATCGAATATACATAGAGTTTGCTGATTCTAGGGCTGCAATGTGGGGCTGGAATGGTACGACCTTTGGCTAG
- a CDS encoding SET domain-containing protein-lysine N-methyltransferase — protein sequence MNKSQENRYIMEKFEVNTTAKGTGIITTSKVRKGEVFHRITNYKIVKKPTYTSVQIDVEAHIEEPILGKLNHSCNPNLIVNTKTLECVAARDIEPYEEVNFFYPSTEWEMDQPFICMCGSPQCMGIVAGAKYLSLNILSLQFINHHIRHKALSCLEAKVFKNDVFVETRNSLKVETDTLSLSVTKA from the coding sequence ATGAACAAAAGTCAAGAGAACAGATACATCATGGAAAAATTTGAAGTTAATACTACAGCTAAAGGGACTGGAATAATTACAACCTCAAAAGTGAGGAAAGGTGAAGTCTTCCATAGAATAACAAACTATAAAATCGTGAAAAAACCTACCTATACAAGCGTCCAAATTGATGTAGAGGCACACATTGAAGAGCCAATCCTGGGCAAGCTCAATCACTCTTGCAATCCCAATCTGATTGTAAACACTAAAACTTTGGAATGTGTCGCAGCAAGAGATATTGAACCTTATGAAGAAGTCAACTTTTTCTATCCCAGTACGGAGTGGGAGATGGATCAACCTTTTATCTGTATGTGCGGTTCGCCACAGTGTATGGGAATTGTAGCAGGAGCCAAGTATCTTTCGTTAAATATTCTAAGTTTGCAATTTATCAATCACCACATTCGCCACAAAGCTTTGAGTTGCTTGGAAGCAAAAGTGTTTAAGAATGATGTCTTTGTTGAAACAAGAAATAGTTTGAAGGTTGAAACAGATACCTTGTCTCTCTCTGTTACAAAAGCTTAA